ATGTTCAGCTTGAGTTCCGACACGCGCAAAACGGTGTAGTCGTGTTTCACCTTGACGTGTCTCGTGTGTCTGTTTCTGCGTTTGGTGATTTCCTTCACGTACATCGGCTTTTTGGTCTTTTCCACCACAACGGCCTTGATGGTGAAAATGCTAGGGTCGATGGAGCCAGAAACGTTGTAAGTGTAGTTACGCGATCCGATAGTGGTCACATCGTGGAAGTTGAGCACGTCGCCTACCTCGGCGTTCTTTAGACGGAATGGAAGAATCATTTCGTCGCCTTTAGTCACAAGGTATGGTTTGTTGTGGACGCGCAACGACGCGTAGAGGTTCTGTTCGTATTTGAGCGGCGTGAGATCCGGCACGGTAGACTGAAACCGGCGCGAGATGCCGGCTGCGAATCCCGGTCTAGCCAAGTTATTCACCAGTCGGTTCAACATTGAGTAAAAAATTTTAGTGAAAAATATCCCAAATTATATATCACCAACTTATTTACTCCTTCTTTTCTGTCTTCGCTGcctgttttttgttttcctttcttctttgcttGAGCATATGTGTATACATCACGTACGATCCAGGAACGTACACAGCCAAACATGCAATGAGAAACCACTTGTACCACTCCCCAACTGCCAATGCTGCCTCGTCCAGGCTGTTGTAGATCATGGTACACTCACTGGAGATCCCAACCGGATACAGAATCAGAAAAGCGTTGTAACGCAGCCATTTCAGAATAGCAGGCGGGTTGCCCTCGCTCAGAATGTTAACAGCGTAGTAATAGTACCGGATAATCTCACTGATGGCCCACGCGGTGATCATGGTGATGTATGACCAATGGGCATTTGCGGGAGAGTCTGGAAGAATTGTGAAAATACCTATGACAAGCAGCAAACGGGAGGCCACCTGCATCACTGTAGTGACCAAAGGCGAACGCACATTGCCCACTGCAGAGTTGTAGATCTCCACCACAGCACAACATTGGATCAGCGTGTTCCACGTGGACGTTAAGTCGAAAACTTCGTAGCCAGAGTAGAGCGCTGCAACCAGCAGCGTGTTAACGAGCACAAAGGACCACAGTGCACCAGAAATAATATTATAATTGACTATCCAGGAAGGAGAAGACATATTCGGTTGTGTTGGGATTTAACTATTTTTTATGCTGGAATTTTATTTCTCTCTATTCAAACCTACTAGTGGAACGCCCAAGGCGGTGCGTTTCAGCATAGTCAGAGTCATCAACTTCGTTATCGTGACCTTGGCCAATAAGATCCTCGTTGTCAGAATCAGAATCAGACATCGCAAGCTCGCTCACTCCAGGGGTCCCGATCTGGTAGTTGAGCGAGCCATCGGCCTGGTATAATGGATGGTTCTCCTTCACGTACGACTGACCGTCATCGTTCGGGTCCTCGTAATCGTCTTCATCGTACTCATCGTCATCCTGCACGGGTCCTTCATCAGCACTCATCTGGTGGTAAGGATGGCCTCCAATGGAGGAACTCACCAAATTTTTGTCGTACACAGAATCCGAACCAGTTTGTTGGccgtcttcgtcttcggAATCCTCGTCAGACGACCCAAACTTGTCCTGCACGTTACTGGTCATCTGCTGTGTGATATATCGTGAAAATTGATCCGAGTCCAGCTCTTGTtcctcgtttttctcgtccaaatcTTCAGCATCAATGTCGTAGTCGCGTTGATACAACGACAGATCATGGTCTTGACTGGGGTCAAGATGCAACTGGTGGTGCTGCGGGTAGTCTTCTTCATCCAGTTCCTCATCATTGCCTAAAACAGCGTTGTATTTATTTCTTGTTTCCACGAGGATCTCATTAACATAATGAGTCCACTCAGGATTCATGACACTTTCTTCAATCACTGAGGCCTTGCCGCTAGGCAAATGTAAAGAGGTAAATTTGACCACTTCCTCAGCTATCAAAGTCAGGTGCCCCATGTACCCGAGACGCAGATCTGTTTGCTCTTCGTAGTCCAAACACTTATTATGCCCATCAATGATTAACTTGGTAATGTTTCCTCGATCAAAGAGGTCAATTGCAAGATACTTGTTGTATCCAATGTCCATCGAGGCGTTCAGTATTTGCTGCACGATGTCGAAAACAACATTGTGCAGAAAATTGTTCCAAgggaatttgaaaaacatTTGCAATATCGTGACAATAACATTATTATCGTAGAGAGCAATTTTTAATTGATCTCCAACAACCGGGTTGTTTCTGAGTAATTGCTCGTTTTCATCATAATCGTCAGGATTAAGAGTCTCCTCATTCTCGTCAAAGCGACTTTCTTCATTCATTTCATCGTAATTGGTTTCATGTGGCTCATCCTTCTCATCGTCATTTTCTGATACTCCAAGATTGAGGTTCTGGACCTCTCTAGAGATGTCCACTTCATCATCGGATCCTTGGTCCTCACTGTTCCTCAGttctttctccttctggATGAGTATTTCCCTGGCCAAGTCTCGCTCGCGCACAATCTCTTCACCCTTCTCGTGATTAAGCAAAGCCATATTGGAACAATGAATCAATTCTGCGACCAATTCGCAAATCTTGAAACGCTCAAATCCAAGCGGTTCTATCTGTCCAAATGGggtctccaaaactttGTCAACTTTTCTCTCCAACATCTCTGTAAATTGAGCCATATACTCGGCGAACACTTTCACCAAGGTGCCAAGGTAGATTGGGTCTCTAGGAGTCGGCGGATGAGACTCGATAGTGATGTAGACCACAGGTATGGCATCATAGTCTGAGTTGTTCTTCCTAATAATCTCAATGACGATACCCACCCCATTAGATAATCCAGTGCCTCCGCAAAGCATTTGTTTGGCCAATTCTCTCACCATTGGTTCGCTCACAAGTTGCCTACTGAGTTCGTTGGGTCCGATAGTGGTGTTTTCAGCATTATTGGCTGATATTGTGATAAACGCTTTGAGGAAGTCACCAGCAGCACTCTGAGTGGAAGAGGGCACGTCTGGTCCTAAGAATCTGATCAAGGAGGGTATTAAGTCTTGATCCTTCATCACCTCTATTACACCAGTGCTTGAATCTGGCTTGTCTGTAGAGATTactttgagaagaaaatcCATCAAAGGAGGTGTGTCAATATGTCTCATGAATCTTTCTATCAAATGGGAGTCTTGCAGAATAAATTGTATCATTTCGTCCATTTTCATATCCAGCAAATGCTCGTTAATCTTCATGAAATACGTTGCCAGGAATATGGGCAGCGGAGCAGGCTTGTCCAGAATACTCCAGAGCTTCTCTATTAAATGGGGAGTTTCCATGAACGCGTCGGTCAATGACCAGACGTCAACCGACAATATTTCCGCCGCAACCTGTGCTCTTCTGGAATGTCTCTCGGCGGGCgtttcctcttcttcttcctcctcttcctcttcgtcgtccataTTAATTTCACCAAAGGATTCGGTATCATCGTCGCCTAATTGGTTGTCGTCCTTGCCGTCGTCTTTTTCTACCGAGTCGGAATCAGAATCGCTTTCGGAATCACTTTCGTGCTCATGCTCTGATTCTTCCTGCTCTGGTTCATCTTCTTTACTCTCGGTCTCGTTCTCGGGAGCATCTGTCTCCTCTTTCGCCTCTGTGTCGCCTTCCATTTCCAATTCTCGCTGGTAtttgtcgtcgtcaacAATATAGTCCACTAGCTTCTCCATCACCTCCGGCTCTCGCAGATACTCCACGAGCTTGGCGTTTGAGGCCAAAAGCTCCGGAATGgtctcctgctcgtccaaGAGGTCCTCGAGCGTGAAGTCTGGCTGTTCTAGGATCTTAGTCACGCGAGAAGCGTAGTTGCTTGTGAACTTCCAAAACCCGGACATGCTGAGCCTCCTATTATGACTGGTGTATAACTTTAAACCAAGATGCTATTACGaaaatgaaaaatgcaAGTTAATGAAGCAACCCCAACGCTCCTGATCTCCTATTTTATATATCTCCCAATCTCG
The sequence above is a segment of the Ogataea parapolymorpha DL-1 chromosome I, whole genome shotgun sequence genome. Coding sequences within it:
- a CDS encoding Protein that forms a complex with the Sit4p protein phosphatase and is required for its function; this translates as MSGFWKFTSNYASRVTKILEQPDFTLEDLLDEQETIPELLASNAKLVEYLREPEVMEKLVDYIVDDDKYQRELEMEGDTEAKEETDAPENETESKEDEPEQEESEHEHESDSESDSDSDSVEKDDGKDDNQLGDDDTESFGEINMDDEEEEEEEEEETPAERHSRRAQVAAEILSVDVWSLTDAFMETPHLIEKLWSILDKPAPLPIFLATYFMKINEHLLDMKMDEMIQFILQDSHLIERFMRHIDTPPLMDFLLKVISTDKPDSSTGVIEVMKDQDLIPSLIRFLGPDVPSSTQSAAGDFLKAFITISANNAENTTIGPNELSRQLVSEPMVRELAKQMLCGGTGLSNGVGIVIEIIRKNNSDYDAIPVVYITIESHPPTPRDPIYLGTLVKVFAEYMAQFTEMLERKVDKVLETPFGQIEPLGFERFKICELVAELIHCSNMALLNHEKGEEIVRERDLAREILIQKEKELRNSEDQGSDDEVDISREVQNLNLGVSENDDEKDEPHETNYDEMNEESRFDENEETLNPDDYDENEQLLRNNPVVGDQLKIALYDNNVIVTILQMFFKFPWNNFLHNVVFDIVQQILNASMDIGYNKYLAIDLFDRGNITKLIIDGHNKCLDYEEQTDLRLGYMGHLTLIAEEVVKFTSLHLPSGKASVIEESVMNPEWTHYVNEILVETRNKYNAVLGNDEELDEEDYPQHHQLHLDPSQDHDLSLYQRDYDIDAEDLDEKNEEQELDSDQFSRYITQQMTSNVQDKFGSSDEDSEDEDGQQTGSDSVYDKNLVSSSIGGHPYHQMSADEGPVQDDDEYDEDDYEDPNDDGQSYVKENHPLYQADGSLNYQIGTPGVSELAMSDSDSDNEDLIGQGHDNEVDDSDYAETHRLGRSTSRFE
- a CDS encoding 3-hydroxyacyl-CoA dehydratase — translated: MSSPSWIVNYNIISGALWSFVLVNTLLVAALYSGYEVFDLTSTWNTLIQCCAVVEIYNSAVGNVRSPLVTTVMQVASRLLLVIGIFTILPDSPANAHWSYITMITAWAISEIIRYYYYAVNILSEGNPPAILKWLRYNAFLILYPVGISSECTMIYNSLDEAALAVGEWYKWFLIACLAVYVPGSYVMYTHMLKQRRKENKKQAAKTEKKE
- a CDS encoding mitochondrial 54S ribosomal protein → MLNRLVNNLARPGFAAGISRRFQSTVPDLTPLKYEQNLYASLRVHNKPYLVTKGDEMILPFRLKNAEVGDVLNFHDVTTIGSRNYTYNVSGSIDPSIFTIKAVVVEKTKKPMYVKEITKRRNRHTRHVKVKHDYTVLRVSELKLNI